The Pelodiscus sinensis isolate JC-2024 chromosome 30, ASM4963464v1, whole genome shotgun sequence genome has a window encoding:
- the LOC102454139 gene encoding olfactory receptor OR9H1-like, producing MEIVRADNCTAQEGFVLQGFGNGPGAQVVPFVVFLLIYMITVLWNAGMILLICANPSLHTPMYFFLMNLSVLDLCFTTTIAPKAMASFLVGSNAISHNECAAQFFLFSVFLTAEGFLLAAMAYDRYTAICNPLLYPVTMSKWLCVWLVAGSIFSGCVNSMVQTGFTFSLRYCGSREIDHFFCDGPPLINLATSDTYINNLVMFTLCGFIIGSTFLVVFISYFYIISTILRIRSAEGRHKAFSTCTSHMIAVSILYGSTAFMYAQPTWVSSLYPRKAVSVFYTFIIPMVNPLIYSLRNKEVKDAWARTMGRKSWEG from the coding sequence ATGGAGATAGTGAGAGCAGATAACTGCACGGCTCAAGAGGGATTCGTCCTGCAGGGATTCGGGAATGGCCCGGGAGCGCAGGTGGTCCCTTTTGTGGTGTTTCTGCTGATTTACATGATCACGGTGCTTTGGAACGCCGGCATGATCCTCCTCATCTGTGCCAATCCTagtcttcacacccccatgtatttcttcctcaTGAACCTGTCGGTCTTGGACCTCTGCTTCACCACCACCATCGCCCCCAAAGCCATGGCCAGCTTCCTGGTGGGGAGCAACGCCATTTCCCACAATGAATGCGCCGCCCAGTTCTTCCTTTTCTCGGTCTTCCTCACGGCCGAGGGGTTCCTGCTGGCGGCCATGGCGTACGACCGCTACACGGCCATCTGCAACCCGCTCCTCTACCCCGTCACCATGTCCAAGTGGCTTTGCGTCTGGCTGGTGGCCGGCTCCATCTTCAGCGGCTGCGTGAACTCCATGGTGCAAACCGGCTTCACGTTTTCGCTGCGCTATTGCGGGTCGAGGGAGATCGACCATTTCTTCTGCGATGGCCCACCGCTGATTAACCTGGCCACCAGCGACACGTACATCAACAACCTGGTGATGTTCACCTTGTGCGGCTTCATCATCGGCAGCACCTTTCTGGTCGTCTTCATCTCCTACTTCTacatcatctccaccatcctcCGGATCCGCTCCGCCGAAGGCCGGCAcaaggccttctccacctgcacctcccacatgATCGCGGTGAGCATCCTTTACGGCTCCACGGCCTTCATGTACGCCCAGCCCACTTGGGTGTCTTCGCTCTACCCTCGCAAAGCCGTGTCCGTCTTCTACACCTTCATCATCCCCATGGTGAACCCACTCATCTACAGCCTGCGGAACAAGGAAGTGAAAGACGCCTGGGCCAGGACGATGGGGAGGAAATCGTGGGAGGGATGA